Genomic DNA from Clavibacter michiganensis:
TGAGGCCGTAGCCCTCGTGGATCTCCGCGGAGAACGCGTCGCGGAACGCGTCGATCGCGGCGACCGGGAGCGCGGCGCCGCCCGAGATGGCGTAGCGCAGGGCCGGCCGCGCGGGGTTCCGGGCGGCGGCGGCCAGCAGCGCGAAGTACATGGTCGGCACGCCCATGAACACCTGCGTGTCGTGCTCGACCATGAGCGCGAGCGCGGCGTCGCCGTCGAAGCGCGGCACCATCACGATCGTCGCGCCCGCCCGGAACGACGCGTTCATGGTGCAGGTCTGGCCGAAGGTGTGGAACAGGGGGAGGCAGCCGAGGATCCGGTCGCCCGCGCGCAGGTCGAAGGTGTCGAGCAGCAGCACGTCGACCTGCATCACGAGCGCGAGGTGGCAGCCCTCCGCGCCCTTCGGCTGGCCCGTGGTGCCGGAGGTGTAGAGGATCGTCGCGGTGTCGGACGGCCGCCGCGGCACGTAGGTGCGGATGGGCGTCGCGGCCTGCGCGAGCTCCTCCAGCCGGTCGGGCCCGCCCTCCGTCGAGGCCGGCACGAGCACGCTGATCACCGGCACCTCGGCGAGCGCCGCGCCCTTCGCGCCCTGCTCGAGCAGCGGTCCGGCGCACACCAGCAGCGCGGATCCCGAGTCGCGCAGCACGTACGCGATCTCCTCGCTCTTCAGCAGCGCGTGCACGGGCACGACCACGCCGCCGAGGGCGAGCACCGCGTAGTAGACGCGCGGGAAGTCGGCGACGTTCGGGATGAGCATCGCGACGCGCGTGCCCTCGCCCACCCCGCGCTCGGCGAGGGCGCCGGCGTAGGCGCGCGTCTCGTCCCACAGCTCGCGGTAGGTGGTGGACACGTCGCCGACGACCACGGCGACCCGGTCGGCGTGTCGCTCGGCGGACTCGGCGAGGATCGCGGCGACCGACACCGAGGCGAACCCGGTGGTCGTCGCGTGGTCGGTGGCGAGGAGGGGCGTGTCGGAGCTCATGGGTGGATCCCGTCGGTCGTCGTCGACTCGGGAGGCGGCTGCGACCCGCGCGCCGATGCACCCGGCGCCTTTCCCCGACGCTACCTCCGGGCCCCCGCCACGGGGAGGGGCGGCGGTGCGCGGATAGACTCAAACCAGCATGGAATTCAGCATCGCGTACCCGCCCGAGCTCCCCGTCAGCCGGATGCGGGACGAGATCGCCGACGCCATCCGCGACAACCAGGTCGTCATCGTCGCGGGCGCGACGGGCTCCGGCAAGACCACGCAGCTGCCGAAGATCTGCCTCGAGCTCGGCCGCGAGAGCATCGGCCACACGCAGCCCCGGCGGCTCGCCGCGCGCACCATCTCGGAGCGCATCGCGGAGGAGCTCGGCGGCGAGGTCGGCCAGCTCGTCGGCTACCAGGTGCGCTTCACCGACAAGGTCTCCGCCGACACCCGCATCAAGCTCATGACCGACGGGATCCTGCTCAACGAGCTGCAGCGCGACCGGCTGCTCAAGAAGTACGACACGATCATCATCGACGAGGCCCACGAGCGCAGCCTCAACATCGACTTCCTGCTCGGCTACCTCAAGCAGCTGCTGCCGCGCCGGCCCGACCTCAAGGTCATCATCACGTCGGCCACCATCGACCCGCAGAGCTTCTCGAAGCACTTCGGCGACGCGCCCATCGTGGAGGTCTCCGGGCGCACGTACCCCGTGGAGATCCGGTACCGCCCGCTCGTCGCCGAGGCCGCCGTCGCGGGCGAGGACGACGACCTCGCCGACGCGCCGCTCGAGCGCCCGGCCGACGATCGCGACTTCCTCGAGGGCATCAACGCGGCCCTCGACGAGCTGGCCGCCGAGTCCTCGGGCGACGTGCTCGTGTTCCTCAGCGGCGAGAACGAGATCCGCGACGCCGAGGACGCGATCCGCAGCCGCAACCTCCCGCACACCGAGGTGCTCCCGCTCTACGGCCGCCTCTCGTCGGCCGACCAGCACCGCGTCTTCCAGCCGTCGACGCAGGCGGGCGTGCGCCGTCGCATCGTGCTCGCCACCAACGTCGCCGAGACCAGCCTCACGGTGCCGGGCATCAAGTACGTGATCGACGCCGGCACCGCGCGCATCTCCCGCTACTCCGTGCGCTCGAAGGTGCAGCGCCTCCCCATCGAGGCGATCTCGCAGGCCTCCGCCAACCAGCGCTCGGGCCGCTCCGGCCGGACCAGCGACGGCATCGCGATCCGCCTGTACTCGGAGGAGGACTTCGCCCGCCGGCCCGAGTTCACCGAGCCGGAGATCCTCCGGACCAACCTCGCGGCCGTCATCCTGCAGATGGTGTCGCTCGGCCTCGGCGACATCGCCGCGTTCCCGTTCCTCCAGCCGCCGGACTCGCGGGGCATCAAGGACGGCGTCGACCTCCTCACGGAGCTCGGCGCGGTCGTCCGCTCCCCCGACGGCACGCCCGCCCTCACCAAGGTGGGACGCGACCTGTCGCGCCTGCCCATCGACCCGCGGTTCGCCCGCATGGTCGTCGAGTCGCGCAAGCACGGCGTCAGCCGCGAGGTCATGATCATCGTGGCCGGCCTCACCATTCAGGACGTGCGCGAGCGCCCGCTCGAGAAGCGCCCGCAGGCCGACCAGCAGCACGCGCGCTTCGTGGATCCGTCGAGCGACTTCATCACGCTCCTCAACCTCTGGAACCACCTCGAGGAGAAGGAGGCCGAGCTCTCCTCGAGCGCGTTCCGCCGCATGTGCAAGGCCGAGTTCCTCAACTACGTCCGCGTCCGCGAGTGGAAGGACGTCTTCCGGCAGCTGCGCCAGCTCGCCCGCCCGCTCGACCTGCAGATGAACGAGCCGAAGGCCGACCCGGACGGGATCCACAAGTCGCTGCTCGCGGGCCTCCTCAGCCACATCGGACTGAAGGACGCGCAGAAGAAGGACTACGTGGGCGCGCGCCAGTCGCGCTTCGTCGTGTTCCCCGGATCCGCGCTCGCGAAGAAGCAGCCTGACGCGATCATGAGCGCCGAGCTCGTGGAGACCAGCCGCCTGTTCGCGCGCACCAACGCGGCCATCGACCCGGCGTGGGCCGAGCCCATCGCGGGTGGCCTCGTGAAGCGCACGCACAGCGAGCCGCACTGGGAGAAGAAGCAGGGCGCGACCGTGGCGTGGGAGCGCGTGACGCTGTACGGCGTGCCGATCGTGCTCAAGCGCCGCGTGCAGTTCTCCCGCATCGACCCCGCGTACGCGCGCGAGCTCTTCATCCGGCACGCGCTCGTCGAGGGCGACTGGGAGTCGCAGCAGGCGTTCGACCGCGCCAACCGGCGTCTCCGCGAGGAGCTCGCCGAGGTCGAGGAGCGCACGCGCCGCCGCGACATCCTCAACGACGACGAGGCCGTCTTCGAGTTCTACGACAAGCGGATCCCGCGCGACGTCGCCTCCACGCGGGCCTTCGAGGGCTGGTGGAAGAAGCAGCGCCAGGAGACGCCCGAGCTCCTCACCATGACCGCCGAGGAGCTCCTCGCGGAGGACGCGGTGGACGTCGACGAGGCCGCGTTCCCGCCCACCTGGCAGCAGGGCGACCAGCGCCTCTCGCTCACCTACCGGTTCGAGCCGGGCGCGCCCGACGACGGCGTCACCGTGCAGGTGCCGCTCGCGCTCCTCGCGCGCCTCAGCCCCGCCGGCTTCGACTGGCAGGTGCCGGGCATGCGGCGCGACCTCGTCACCGCCATGATCAAGGCCCTCCCCAAGGCGCTCCGCAAGAACGTGGTGCCGGCCGCCGACTGGGCCGACCGCCTCCTCGAGGGGCTGCCCGAGCCGGATCCGCAGCACCCCGTGGCCTTCACCACGACCATCGCGGGCCTCATCATGCGGAAGGCGCACGTGCGCGTCGCCGACGACGACTTCGACCTCGACCGGATCCCCGCGCACCTGCGCATGGCGTTCCGCGTCGTCGACGAGCGCGGCCGCGAGGTCGCCGCCGGCCGCGACCTCACCGAGCTGCAGGCGCGCCTGTCCAGCCGCGCCCGCGACAGCGTGGCCCGGGCCACCGCGCGTCCGGTTGAGCGCGTCGCCGGCGCGAAGGGCCCCGCCACGCGCGGCATGGAGCGCACGGGCCTCACCACGTGGGACCTCGACGAGCTGCCCCGCTTCGTCGACACC
This window encodes:
- a CDS encoding long-chain-fatty-acid--CoA ligase; this encodes MSSDTPLLATDHATTTGFASVSVAAILAESAERHADRVAVVVGDVSTTYRELWDETRAYAGALAERGVGEGTRVAMLIPNVADFPRVYYAVLALGGVVVPVHALLKSEEIAYVLRDSGSALLVCAGPLLEQGAKGAALAEVPVISVLVPASTEGGPDRLEELAQAATPIRTYVPRRPSDTATILYTSGTTGQPKGAEGCHLALVMQVDVLLLDTFDLRAGDRILGCLPLFHTFGQTCTMNASFRAGATIVMVPRFDGDAALALMVEHDTQVFMGVPTMYFALLAAAARNPARPALRYAISGGAALPVAAIDAFRDAFSAEIHEGYGLTETSPVASFNHVGLPARPGTVGKPIWGVQIDIADPEHEDRVELVERGTLGEIVIRGHNLMNGYLHRPEDTARAVVDGWFRSGDLGTIDEDGYIRVVDRTKDMILRNGYNVYPREVEEVLARHPGVAQCAVFGVAHELHGQEVAAAIVVRADAEVDPDEVIAFLRERIASYKYPRRVEIVDALPLGPSGKVLKRELVERFGG
- the hrpA gene encoding ATP-dependent RNA helicase HrpA, whose product is MEFSIAYPPELPVSRMRDEIADAIRDNQVVIVAGATGSGKTTQLPKICLELGRESIGHTQPRRLAARTISERIAEELGGEVGQLVGYQVRFTDKVSADTRIKLMTDGILLNELQRDRLLKKYDTIIIDEAHERSLNIDFLLGYLKQLLPRRPDLKVIITSATIDPQSFSKHFGDAPIVEVSGRTYPVEIRYRPLVAEAAVAGEDDDLADAPLERPADDRDFLEGINAALDELAAESSGDVLVFLSGENEIRDAEDAIRSRNLPHTEVLPLYGRLSSADQHRVFQPSTQAGVRRRIVLATNVAETSLTVPGIKYVIDAGTARISRYSVRSKVQRLPIEAISQASANQRSGRSGRTSDGIAIRLYSEEDFARRPEFTEPEILRTNLAAVILQMVSLGLGDIAAFPFLQPPDSRGIKDGVDLLTELGAVVRSPDGTPALTKVGRDLSRLPIDPRFARMVVESRKHGVSREVMIIVAGLTIQDVRERPLEKRPQADQQHARFVDPSSDFITLLNLWNHLEEKEAELSSSAFRRMCKAEFLNYVRVREWKDVFRQLRQLARPLDLQMNEPKADPDGIHKSLLAGLLSHIGLKDAQKKDYVGARQSRFVVFPGSALAKKQPDAIMSAELVETSRLFARTNAAIDPAWAEPIAGGLVKRTHSEPHWEKKQGATVAWERVTLYGVPIVLKRRVQFSRIDPAYARELFIRHALVEGDWESQQAFDRANRRLREELAEVEERTRRRDILNDDEAVFEFYDKRIPRDVASTRAFEGWWKKQRQETPELLTMTAEELLAEDAVDVDEAAFPPTWQQGDQRLSLTYRFEPGAPDDGVTVQVPLALLARLSPAGFDWQVPGMRRDLVTAMIKALPKALRKNVVPAADWADRLLEGLPEPDPQHPVAFTTTIAGLIMRKAHVRVADDDFDLDRIPAHLRMAFRVVDERGREVAAGRDLTELQARLSSRARDSVARATARPVERVAGAKGPATRGMERTGLTTWDLDELPRFVDTAQGGTGDSRHVIRAYPALVDEGSTVAIRLMATAEDQARAMPGGVRRLLVLAIANPSAYVKQHLTSQEKLMLATSPYPNVQALFDDCLLACIDQVLERVAPGGAIYSKELFETARDRVSGVVMDSMFDTVALVNRVLTGARDAERAIKQATSMQLIGALTDAREQLAGLVHPGFVSATGLARLQRLPAYLSGLTHRVQRLPDQPARDRAWMTEVQKATDLYREAGGVIPSAPHAPESLVHARWMLEELRLSLFAQHLPTAEPVSLQRIRKVLAG